The Actinomycetota bacterium genome includes a window with the following:
- a CDS encoding RluA family pseudouridine synthase, with the protein MTRIPVEEADQGLRLDALVARRGGMSRARAAELVELGLVTVDGSVQPKAYKVLPGQLVESGEAPEREPSGPLPDVPVVWEDAHLLVVDKPSGVVVHRAPGSREPTMVDALAASGRPLAPRAGDQRPGVVHRLDREVSGLLVVAKTDEVHETLVENLAARRVRREYLAGVAGVPEVDRGKIDAPVGRSPRHRTKMAVVASGKPSVTWFRVREAFAASALLEVRLETGRTHQIRAHLDSIGHPVLGDPAYGPDPRKAREVGLTRPFLHSFRLTLVHPRTRQEMSWESPLPAELESALIAMRRA; encoded by the coding sequence ATGACCCGCATTCCCGTGGAGGAGGCCGACCAGGGCCTGAGGCTGGACGCTCTGGTCGCCCGGCGCGGTGGGATGTCCAGGGCCCGGGCCGCCGAGCTCGTGGAGTTGGGGCTGGTGACCGTGGACGGTTCGGTTCAGCCCAAGGCATACAAGGTGCTGCCGGGGCAGCTGGTGGAGTCCGGGGAGGCGCCGGAGCGGGAGCCGTCCGGCCCCCTGCCGGACGTCCCTGTGGTCTGGGAGGACGCGCACCTGCTGGTGGTGGACAAGCCGTCCGGCGTGGTCGTCCATAGGGCTCCCGGCTCCCGGGAGCCGACCATGGTGGATGCCCTGGCGGCGTCCGGACGTCCTCTGGCCCCGAGAGCCGGCGATCAGCGTCCGGGCGTGGTCCACAGGCTGGACCGCGAGGTGTCCGGCCTGCTGGTGGTGGCCAAGACCGACGAGGTCCACGAGACCCTCGTGGAGAACCTGGCCGCCCGCCGCGTCCGGCGTGAGTACCTGGCCGGGGTCGCCGGCGTCCCCGAAGTGGACAGGGGAAAGATCGACGCGCCGGTCGGACGAAGTCCCAGGCACCGCACGAAGATGGCCGTCGTGGCCTCGGGCAAGCCTTCCGTGACGTGGTTCAGGGTGCGGGAGGCGTTCGCCGCATCGGCGCTGCTGGAGGTACGCCTGGAGACCGGCCGTACGCACCAGATCCGCGCCCACCTGGACTCCATAGGCCACCCGGTCCTGGGGGACCCCGCCTACGGCCCGGACCCCCGCAAGGCGCGGGAGGTGGGGCTCACCCGGCCGTTCCTGCACTCGTTCAGGCTGACGCTGGTGCATCCGCGGACTCGACAGGAGATGTCGTGGGAAAGTCCCCTGCCGGCCGAGCTCGAGTCGGCCCTGATAGCGATGAGGCGCGCATGA
- the dnaE gene encoding DNA polymerase III subunit alpha: MSGSFVHLHVHTEYSMLDGASRIRELVGEAARQGMPALAITDHGVLYGLIDFYDACQEAGIKPILGCELYLARESRFSKLAGEDNPKTIQHMTVLARDERGYRNLLKLATAASLEGYYYRPRVDRELIAEHSEGLIGTTGCLNGQIPRLLLEGRVEEARTSAGAWRDIFGAENFFIELQDHGIADQHTVNPHLIEMSSSLGIPMVATNDLHYTSRSDAEAHDVLLCIQTGAAQADTDRFKFDGDEFYLKSRQEMEKVLGHYPDAIDRTVQVAEMCDVKIPFGELQLPDFRPPDGTSLDDYLVKLSYEGARQRYGDPVPEEVRRRLDYELNVIRDMGFSGYFLIVADVVQWAKSRGIRTGPGRGSAAGSCVGYCLGITALDPLRYNLMFERFLNPERREMPDIDIDFDERRRGEVIRYLRDRYGEDRVAQIVTFATIKGKSAIRDAARVLGYAYGTGDRLAKMFPRPLLGKDPLLRDCFERSKDSKWTYAFTEAGELRKAYAEEPEAKRVLDSARKLEGLRRQTGTHAAAVVIGREPLVEHTALQRTDSGDVVTQYEMNAVGKLGLLKMDILGLANLTVIDLTLDRLRAK; this comes from the coding sequence GTGTCCGGCTCGTTCGTACACCTGCACGTCCACACCGAGTACTCGATGCTGGACGGCGCCTCGCGCATCCGGGAGCTGGTCGGCGAGGCCGCGAGGCAGGGGATGCCGGCGCTGGCGATCACCGACCACGGCGTCCTTTACGGGCTGATCGACTTCTACGACGCCTGCCAGGAGGCCGGGATCAAGCCGATCCTGGGCTGCGAGCTTTACCTCGCGCGGGAGTCGCGGTTCTCCAAGCTGGCCGGAGAGGACAACCCGAAGACGATCCAGCACATGACGGTGCTGGCCCGCGACGAGCGCGGCTACCGCAACCTGCTCAAGCTGGCCACCGCGGCGTCGCTGGAGGGTTACTACTACCGACCCCGGGTGGACCGTGAGCTGATCGCGGAGCACTCGGAGGGCCTGATCGGGACCACCGGCTGCCTCAACGGCCAGATCCCGAGGCTGCTGCTGGAGGGCCGCGTGGAGGAGGCCCGGACCTCCGCGGGCGCCTGGCGCGACATCTTCGGGGCCGAGAACTTCTTCATCGAGCTCCAGGACCACGGGATAGCCGACCAGCACACCGTCAACCCGCACCTGATCGAGATGTCGTCGTCGCTTGGGATCCCGATGGTCGCCACCAACGACCTGCACTACACGTCCAGGTCCGACGCCGAGGCGCACGACGTCCTTCTGTGCATCCAGACGGGAGCCGCCCAGGCCGACACCGACCGGTTCAAGTTCGACGGCGACGAGTTCTACCTCAAGTCGCGCCAGGAGATGGAGAAGGTCCTGGGCCACTACCCGGACGCCATCGACCGGACCGTGCAGGTCGCCGAGATGTGCGACGTCAAGATCCCGTTCGGGGAGCTTCAGCTGCCCGACTTCCGTCCCCCCGACGGCACGTCGCTGGACGACTACCTCGTGAAGCTGTCCTACGAGGGGGCCCGGCAGCGTTACGGAGACCCCGTCCCGGAGGAAGTGCGCAGGCGCCTGGACTACGAGCTGAACGTCATCCGCGACATGGGCTTCTCCGGCTACTTCCTGATCGTGGCCGACGTCGTGCAGTGGGCGAAGTCGCGCGGCATCCGAACGGGCCCGGGCCGCGGGTCCGCCGCCGGCAGCTGCGTGGGGTACTGCCTTGGGATCACGGCGCTTGACCCCCTTCGCTACAACCTGATGTTCGAGCGGTTCCTCAACCCCGAGCGGCGCGAGATGCCCGACATCGACATCGACTTTGACGAGCGCCGCCGGGGCGAGGTCATCCGGTACCTGCGCGACCGCTACGGGGAGGACCGGGTCGCGCAGATCGTCACCTTCGCCACGATCAAGGGCAAGAGCGCCATCCGCGACGCGGCCCGGGTCCTGGGTTACGCGTACGGGACGGGTGACCGCCTGGCCAAGATGTTTCCCCGTCCTCTGCTCGGCAAGGACCCCCTGCTGCGGGACTGCTTTGAGCGGTCCAAGGACTCGAAGTGGACCTACGCCTTCACCGAGGCCGGCGAGCTGCGCAAGGCCTACGCCGAGGAGCCGGAGGCCAAGCGCGTCCTGGACTCCGCCCGCAAGCTCGAGGGCCTGCGCCGGCAGACCGGCACCCACGCGGCCGCGGTCGTGATCGGCCGGGAGCCGCTCGTGGAGCACACGGCCCTGCAGCGCACCGACAGCGGCGACGTGGTGACGCAGTACGAGATGAACGCCGTCGGCAAGCTCGGCCTGCTGAAGATGGACATCCTCGGCCTCGCCAACCTCACGGTCATCGACCTGACCCTCGACCGCCTGCGCGCCAAGG
- a CDS encoding TraR/DksA C4-type zinc finger protein: MAKAKKKDLKAIEEKLLARQAELEQQRSELERQSLGLPQSDTSGEQSWDDEADSGTATFERERDLSLAENIRDLLDKVERALAKVKDGTYGQCETCGKNIEAARLKALQYANTCIDCARKESSHR, translated from the coding sequence GTGGCCAAGGCCAAGAAGAAGGACCTGAAGGCGATCGAGGAGAAGCTGCTCGCCCGCCAGGCGGAGCTTGAGCAGCAGCGCTCCGAGCTCGAGCGGCAGAGCCTGGGCCTCCCGCAGTCCGACACGAGCGGGGAGCAGTCGTGGGATGACGAAGCCGACTCCGGCACGGCCACCTTTGAGCGGGAGCGGGACTTGTCGCTGGCCGAGAACATCCGCGATCTGCTGGACAAGGTCGAACGGGCACTGGCGAAGGTCAAAGACGGGACCTACGGCCAGTGCGAGACCTGCGGCAAGAACATCGAGGCGGCGCGCCTCAAGGCCCTCCAGTACGCCAACACGTGCATCGACTGCGCCCGCAAGGAGAGCAGTCACCGCTAG
- the lspA gene encoding signal peptidase II, which yields MIRAAALVVFAAVLAADQLVKQAVVRALAPGESVPVAGGFLRFTHVRNPGAAFGLFKGATLFLVAAAAGGLVVFVVVLVRRPPAVMAIASALIGGGALGNLADRAFRPWPFRGEVVDFIDFGFWPAFNVADIAITTGAGLLLVSGFLEDRRQKAHPKEDPGGPG from the coding sequence CTGATCAGGGCCGCCGCCCTCGTCGTCTTCGCGGCCGTGCTGGCGGCCGACCAGCTCGTGAAGCAGGCCGTCGTGCGGGCTCTCGCCCCGGGGGAGTCCGTGCCGGTGGCGGGCGGCTTTCTGCGCTTCACGCACGTCCGCAACCCCGGCGCCGCCTTCGGCCTGTTCAAGGGGGCGACGCTGTTTTTGGTCGCCGCGGCGGCCGGTGGGCTGGTGGTGTTCGTCGTGGTCCTGGTGCGGCGCCCACCGGCTGTCATGGCTATCGCGTCCGCCCTGATCGGGGGCGGGGCCCTGGGAAACCTTGCCGACCGGGCGTTCCGGCCGTGGCCGTTCCGCGGCGAGGTCGTTGACTTCATCGACTTCGGGTTCTGGCCCGCTTTCAACGTCGCCGATATCGCCATAACCACGGGCGCCGGCCTACTGCTGGTGTCCGGCTTCCTCGAGGACCGCCGCCAGAAGGCGCACCCGAAGGAAGACCCGGGTGGCCCTGGGTGA